The genome window TGGGCCTCGACCGGCGCGGCGGCGGTGCCGCGGGCGGCCCGCGCGCCCTTGCGGTAGCGCGGCGGCACGAAGGCCTGCACGGCGCTCGGCGCCTTCGGCCGGAACCACGGCAGCAGCAGCACCACCAGGCCGACCAGGCAGAGCCCGGCGCAGGCCAGCACCACGGTGCGGCCGGTGTTGGTGACCGAGATGCCGACGGTGCCGAAGGCGATCAGCGCGGCCCAGAAGTACATGATCAGCACGGCCCGGCTGTGCGAGTGGCCGATCTCCAGCAGCCGGTGGTGCAGGTGCTTCTTGTCCGCGGCGAACGGCGAGCGGCCGGCCCAGCTGCGCCGGACCACGGCGAGCACCAGGTCGGCCAGCGGCAGCGCGACCACCGCGAGCGGCAGCAGCAGCGGGATGTAGATCGGCACCAGGATGTGGGTGGTGGCGGTCTGCGAGCCGGCCTGCGCGGTGATCAGGTCGGGGTCGACGCGCCCGGTGATCGAGACGGCGGAGACGGCGAGCATCAGGCCGAGCATCATCGAGCCGGAGTCGCCCATGAAGATCCGGGCCGGGTGCAGGTTGTGCGGCAGGAAGCCCAGGCACATGCCGATCAGCAGCGCGCTGAACAGCACCGAGGGCGCCGCGTCGCTGATCTGGTAGACGTACCAGAGCCGGTACGAATAGAGGAAGAACGCGATGCCGGCGATGCAGACCATGCCGCCGGCCAGGCCGTCCAGGCCGTCGATGAAGTTCACCGCGTTGACCATCACCACCACCAGCGCGACGGTGATCACCATGCCCAGGGTCGGGCTGAGCGCGACCGGGCCGACGCCGGGAACCGGGATCGAGATCACCGTGATGCCCTGGTAGACCATCACACCGGCGGCGATCATCTGGCCGCCGAGCTTCACCAGCGCGTCCACGCCCCACTTGTCGTCCAGCACGCCGAGCACCCACATGATGCCGACACCGGACAGCAGCGCCTTGATGTCCGAGGACGAGCCCTCGTTGAACACCCGCCCCAGGTTGGTGAGCCTGGAGGCCACCAGCAGCCCGGCGCAGAGCCCGCCGAACATCGCGATGCCGCCGAGCCGCGGGGTCGGCTCGCGGTGCACGTCGCGGGCCCGGACCGGCGGCATGGCCCCGGCCCTGATCGCGAACTTCCGCACCGGCCCGGTCAGCAGGTAGGTGACCGCGGCGGTGCTGAACATGACGAGCAGGTACTCACGCACCGCCGTGCTCCTTCCGCGCGCGCGTCCGGGGGCGTGCGGGAGCTGCGCCCGCACGGGCAAGGGGTTCGAGGTGCGTCGCCACGGACCCCACCTTATTGAGTCGGACGAGCGGGACGTGCATCGCGGTTCGCTCTACCGGGCGCCTTTCACCGACTCCCCACGGGCCAGCACCCGCACCCGGGCCGCCACC of Kitasatospora viridis contains these proteins:
- a CDS encoding glycosyltransferase family 4 protein, translated to MREYLLVMFSTAAVTYLLTGPVRKFAIRAGAMPPVRARDVHREPTPRLGGIAMFGGLCAGLLVASRLTNLGRVFNEGSSSDIKALLSGVGIMWVLGVLDDKWGVDALVKLGGQMIAAGVMVYQGITVISIPVPGVGPVALSPTLGMVITVALVVVMVNAVNFIDGLDGLAGGMVCIAGIAFFLYSYRLWYVYQISDAAPSVLFSALLIGMCLGFLPHNLHPARIFMGDSGSMMLGLMLAVSAVSITGRVDPDLITAQAGSQTATTHILVPIYIPLLLPLAVVALPLADLVLAVVRRSWAGRSPFAADKKHLHHRLLEIGHSHSRAVLIMYFWAALIAFGTVGISVTNTGRTVVLACAGLCLVGLVVLLLPWFRPKAPSAVQAFVPPRYRKGARAARGTAAAPVEAHAVLAGEEQPTVRLRTARAAADAPMAELSAGDQELLDRMGTGAHAVGEHRRN